In a genomic window of Mucilaginibacter sp. KACC 22063:
- a CDS encoding RagB/SusD family nutrient uptake outer membrane protein codes for MRRKLTYVAAIALGMQIFGSCKSYLDVNPHDLTLETAFYQNSTQAFQALVAVYDMAGNQSISTSYMNKTAIMNVASDDHWAGGASATDIGDLQSVATYSMTPSYMNGAAGHLWKKGFTGIYRADVLLSKIGSVPGMDDATRKRYTAEAKFLRAYFYFDLVRFFKAVPLILTPTPTDQIYTVVQSPAADIYAQIYKDIAEATPDLPVTVPASTEGGRVTQGTAHALLGRIYLWQKDYAKAVTELADVNGTSPGTAPSKYGYQLVKNFKDLFDPKKKFSSESIFELVYNSTSNTGWGNLSSGEGNQECILVGPRGYSITTKGAANGAPDYISGWSGQPYTDDFYNFIHFDPRKNASVADLDSLEKAGLVTYQHAYQNTGHFIEKWAGRNSTKAVSGQLELNFPLDFYEIRLADTYLMEAEAIIQSGGATGTGSRAYQLLNAVRARVGLNPVAATMDNIKKERRAEFAGEGLRWLDLVRWGDAATKLGYKGFVAGKNEIFPIPVAETYNSKIEQTKEWGGTK; via the coding sequence ATGAGAAGAAAACTTACATATGTGGCTGCAATAGCTCTTGGCATGCAAATATTTGGTTCATGCAAAAGTTACCTGGATGTAAACCCGCATGACTTAACCTTAGAAACTGCATTTTATCAAAACTCAACCCAAGCTTTCCAGGCGTTGGTAGCAGTTTATGATATGGCTGGCAATCAATCTATTAGCACCAGCTACATGAATAAAACGGCTATTATGAACGTAGCCAGCGACGACCATTGGGCGGGTGGCGCTTCTGCCACAGACATTGGCGACCTGCAATCGGTAGCTACCTACAGCATGACGCCATCATACATGAACGGCGCTGCCGGGCACCTTTGGAAAAAAGGCTTCACCGGTATTTACCGTGCAGATGTATTGCTGAGCAAAATCGGAAGCGTACCGGGAATGGATGATGCTACAAGAAAACGTTATACCGCAGAGGCTAAATTTTTAAGAGCGTATTTTTATTTTGACTTAGTGCGCTTTTTTAAAGCAGTGCCTTTGATTTTAACACCTACACCAACAGACCAGATCTACACTGTTGTTCAGTCGCCAGCGGCAGATATCTATGCACAGATTTATAAAGATATTGCAGAGGCAACACCAGATTTGCCTGTTACTGTGCCCGCATCTACAGAAGGTGGTCGTGTTACACAAGGTACCGCACATGCCTTACTTGGTCGTATTTATTTATGGCAAAAAGACTACGCTAAAGCCGTTACCGAGCTTGCTGATGTAAACGGTACGTCACCAGGTACTGCACCAAGCAAATACGGGTATCAACTGGTTAAGAACTTTAAAGATCTTTTTGATCCGAAGAAGAAGTTCAGCTCTGAATCTATTTTTGAATTAGTATACAATTCTACCTCCAATACAGGTTGGGGTAACTTAAGCTCGGGCGAAGGTAACCAGGAATGTATTTTAGTTGGTCCCCGTGGTTACTCTATTACCACTAAAGGCGCTGCTAATGGTGCACCCGATTATATTTCCGGTTGGAGCGGACAGCCTTATACTGACGATTTTTACAACTTCATTCATTTCGACCCTCGCAAAAATGCTTCGGTAGCTGATCTGGATAGTTTGGAAAAAGCAGGATTAGTAACCTATCAGCATGCTTATCAGAATACAGGCCACTTTATTGAAAAATGGGCGGGGCGTAATTCAACCAAAGCAGTAAGCGGCCAATTGGAGCTTAATTTCCCTCTTGATTTTTATGAGATCCGTTTGGCTGACACCTACCTCATGGAAGCTGAGGCCATTATACAAAGTGGTGGTGCCACAGGTACAGGTTCACGCGCTTACCAGTTGCTTAATGCCGTAAGGGCACGTGTAGGCCTTAACCCGGTAGCAGCTACAATGGATAACATCAAAAAAGAAAGGCGTGCAGAGTTTGCCGGTGAAGGCCTGCGTTGGTTAGACCTTGTACGTTGGGGCGATGCTGCAACTAAATTAGGTTACAAAGGCTTTGTTGCAGGTAAAAATGAGATTTTCCCAATACCTGTAGCTGAAACCTATAACAGTAAGATTGAACAAACCAAAGAGTGGGGCGGAACAAAATAA
- a CDS encoding glycoside hydrolase family 30 protein: protein MKSIATCAAILCLVTAMTSGCKKDNSNSGGQPATPTNPTTPTTPVQSDVAMWLTQPDQAALLAKQNRALNFSTILNNNPTITVDDSQAYQTIDGFGFCLTGGSASLINSLPSDQKDKLLNELFTTADNGIGISYIRISIGASDLSANTFTYDDPSFNQATDVDLKNFTIDQERTDLIPVLKKIIALNPSIKILGSPWTAPIWMKSNNSYKGGSLLPQYYNAYARYFVKYIQAMKAEGITIDAITPQNEPLNPYNNPSMVMQADEQANFIKNNLGPAFKAANITTKIIAYDHNTDRTDYPLTVLSDAGANPYVDGSAFHLYSGSISALSPVHDAYPAKNIYFTEQWIDGKNGTFAGDLQWHVNNLIIGATRNWSRNVIEWNLAADQNFNPHTAGGCSTCQGAITISPAITRNVSYYIIAHASKFVPAGSTRIASNTSDTLPNVAFKTPDGKKVLIVLNTNSSLSQTFNITYGGKSVTAVLGSGSVATFVW, encoded by the coding sequence ATGAAATCAATAGCTACCTGTGCAGCAATTCTTTGTTTAGTAACCGCCATGACAAGTGGTTGTAAAAAAGACAACTCAAATTCAGGCGGGCAGCCTGCAACACCAACAAATCCAACCACACCTACAACGCCTGTACAGTCAGATGTGGCTATGTGGTTAACACAACCCGACCAGGCTGCGTTACTTGCAAAGCAAAACCGCGCACTTAATTTTAGTACGATATTAAATAACAATCCTACAATTACCGTTGATGATTCACAGGCGTATCAAACCATTGATGGTTTTGGTTTTTGCCTTACGGGCGGTAGCGCATCGTTAATAAATAGTTTACCGTCTGATCAAAAAGATAAATTGCTGAACGAACTTTTTACTACTGCTGATAATGGCATAGGTATCAGTTACATCAGGATAAGCATTGGGGCATCAGATTTAAGTGCAAATACTTTTACTTATGATGACCCTTCATTTAATCAAGCTACAGACGTTGACCTTAAGAATTTCACGATAGATCAGGAGCGTACAGACCTGATACCAGTGCTAAAAAAAATAATTGCACTTAATCCTTCAATAAAAATTTTAGGTAGCCCATGGACGGCACCTATTTGGATGAAAAGCAACAACAGCTATAAAGGCGGAAGCTTGCTTCCGCAATACTACAATGCTTATGCACGGTATTTTGTAAAGTATATACAAGCTATGAAAGCCGAAGGCATTACAATTGATGCCATAACACCACAGAACGAACCGTTAAATCCATACAATAATCCAAGTATGGTGATGCAGGCAGATGAGCAGGCAAACTTTATCAAAAATAATTTAGGACCGGCTTTTAAAGCAGCTAACATCACTACCAAAATTATTGCGTATGACCATAATACAGACCGTACAGATTACCCGCTGACGGTTTTATCAGATGCGGGGGCAAATCCTTATGTAGATGGTTCCGCATTTCACTTATATTCTGGAAGCATCTCTGCATTAAGTCCTGTACATGATGCTTACCCTGCTAAGAATATATACTTCACCGAGCAGTGGATAGATGGCAAGAACGGCACATTTGCCGGGGATTTGCAATGGCATGTAAATAACTTAATTATCGGTGCTACACGCAACTGGAGCCGCAACGTAATTGAATGGAATTTGGCTGCTGATCAAAACTTTAATCCGCATACTGCCGGTGGTTGCTCAACATGCCAGGGGGCAATTACTATAAGCCCTGCTATAACCCGTAATGTATCTTACTATATTATTGCTCATGCATCAAAGTTTGTGCCTGCGGGTTCTACACGCATTGCTTCAAACACTTCTGATACGCTGCCTAACGTAGCGTTTAAAACACCCGATGGCAAAAAAGTCCTCATCGTACTAAACACCAATAGTTCATTATCTCAAACCTTCAATATCACTTACGGTGGTAAATCGGTTACTGCTGTTTTGGGTTCAGGTTCGGTGGCAACCTTCGTTTGGTAA
- a CDS encoding cytochrome c3 family protein, translating to MRLNKGKILILSIFSAFILAVLFSQCIKSSGKKDLRGNTYADETTCIKCHKEIYQTYHLTGHYHTSANITGNTLANNIKPESNAFEYDDSLKVNIEKDKAGIFQSAYFKNKPVRKERMDMAIGSGTRAQTYGYWNSNKLFEQPLSYYSFIHNWAGSPGFPNKLVYYDRPILTRCLECHASFVESHYVNTNQTLKVAEEFNKASMIYGIDCQRCHGPAAEHVKYQSDHPDDKQAKFIVRYADLPRERKVEMCAVCHSGNDLQVERSTFFYKPGDTLSRYLETDFGNTVEPDVHGSQAKLLAMSKCYLKSQTMTCTTCHSSHAQNNNNVVSYSQKCMTCHKTESHNFCKLAPQLGNAINTKCIDCHMPAQSSKLISYKKNRANTTSDYLLHTHRIAVYPAVTQQVIKLLTK from the coding sequence ATGAGGCTGAACAAAGGCAAAATATTAATTCTATCAATTTTTTCAGCTTTTATACTTGCTGTGCTTTTCTCCCAGTGTATAAAAAGCTCGGGTAAAAAAGACTTGAGAGGAAACACTTATGCAGATGAAACCACGTGTATTAAATGCCATAAAGAAATTTACCAAACCTATCACTTAACAGGGCATTATCATACGTCGGCTAATATTACAGGCAATACTTTGGCAAACAATATAAAGCCCGAAAGCAATGCTTTTGAATACGATGATAGCTTGAAAGTAAATATTGAAAAAGATAAAGCAGGCATTTTTCAGTCTGCCTATTTCAAGAATAAGCCGGTAAGAAAAGAGCGTATGGATATGGCGATTGGATCGGGAACGAGGGCGCAAACCTACGGTTACTGGAATAGCAATAAGCTATTTGAACAGCCGTTATCATACTATAGTTTTATACATAACTGGGCTGGTAGCCCGGGCTTCCCTAATAAGCTTGTTTACTATGATCGTCCTATTTTAACCCGTTGCCTGGAATGCCATGCTTCTTTTGTGGAGAGCCATTATGTAAACACCAATCAAACCTTAAAGGTAGCCGAAGAATTTAATAAAGCATCCATGATCTATGGCATAGATTGCCAGCGCTGCCATGGCCCTGCAGCAGAGCATGTAAAGTACCAGTCAGATCATCCGGATGACAAGCAGGCAAAATTTATTGTTCGTTATGCTGATCTACCCCGTGAGCGAAAAGTTGAAATGTGTGCGGTTTGCCATTCAGGCAACGACCTGCAGGTTGAAAGGTCTACTTTTTTCTATAAGCCGGGAGATACCCTATCGCGGTATCTCGAAACCGATTTTGGCAACACTGTTGAGCCGGATGTGCACGGCAGCCAGGCAAAACTGCTGGCCATGAGCAAATGCTATCTCAAAAGCCAAACCATGACCTGTACAACCTGTCACAGTAGCCATGCCCAAAACAATAATAACGTGGTATCTTATTCACAGAAGTGTATGACATGCCATAAAACTGAATCTCACAACTTTTGCAAGTTAGCCCCTCAGTTAGGTAATGCAATTAATACTAAATGTATTGATTGCCATATGCCAGCGCAATCTTCCAAACTAATTTCTTATAAAAAGAACCGGGCTAATACAACTTCCGACTATTTACTCCACACGCACCGTATAGCAGTATACCCTGCTGTAACACAACAAGTAATTAAACTTCTTACAAAATAA
- a CDS encoding cellulase family glycosylhydrolase yields the protein MKKAFKYGSVAAMLLLVMLPSLIYAQGYLKASGKIITDGNGKKIILRGMGLGGWMLQEGYMFKVSNLGQQHIIRQKIEEITDADYTAKFYDRWLANNTRKIDIDSMRSWGFNSIRLPMHFDLYTLPVDQEPVAEKNTWLEKGFAMTDSLLKWCKANKMYLILDLHATPGGQGNDLNISDRYPDKPSLWDSKANQDKMIALWHKLAERYANEPYIGGYDIINEPNWGFESTEDKRGTNETKNAPLRQLMVDITKSIREVDKNHIIIIEGNGFGNNYKGIFPLWDNNTVISFHKYGNFNTQQAIQNFLNISQQYNVPLWLGESGENSNTWFTEAISLVESHDIGWSWWQLKKIGINNPLEIKLTPSYQTLLDYWSGKGPKPAKTDAEAALNEFLNNIKLENNIYHKDVTDAMFRQVHTTATVPFKKVTVSSKAQINTVDYDLGRQRYAYFDKDTASYQYTPGVHTQGNRGRTYRNDGVDIKADENGYYIFSIEDGEWTQYTFNVEKSGNYNIDLDIMADNADGQASLILNGVSIQGIAIPQADKSKGWHPVTFKNVKLNKGKNVLRVMADKGGFDLRSVTFSKN from the coding sequence ATGAAAAAAGCTTTTAAATATGGATCAGTAGCGGCAATGTTGTTACTGGTTATGTTACCATCACTAATTTATGCGCAGGGCTACCTTAAAGCATCGGGCAAAATAATCACTGATGGTAATGGTAAAAAGATCATACTGCGTGGTATGGGCCTTGGTGGCTGGATGTTGCAGGAAGGCTATATGTTTAAGGTAAGTAACCTTGGCCAGCAGCACATCATCAGGCAAAAAATTGAGGAAATAACAGATGCAGATTACACTGCTAAATTTTACGATAGGTGGCTGGCAAATAATACCCGGAAGATTGATATTGATTCTATGCGTTCGTGGGGATTTAATTCTATCCGATTGCCTATGCATTTTGATTTATATACCCTACCTGTTGATCAGGAGCCTGTTGCAGAGAAAAATACCTGGCTTGAAAAGGGTTTCGCCATGACGGATAGCCTTTTGAAATGGTGCAAAGCAAACAAGATGTACCTTATACTTGACCTGCATGCTACACCGGGCGGGCAGGGGAATGATTTAAATATTTCTGATCGTTATCCAGACAAACCATCACTATGGGATAGCAAAGCCAACCAGGATAAGATGATCGCTTTGTGGCATAAACTTGCGGAACGCTATGCTAACGAACCTTACATTGGTGGTTACGATATCATCAATGAGCCTAACTGGGGCTTTGAAAGCACTGAGGATAAACGCGGTACAAATGAAACTAAGAATGCGCCGTTGCGCCAGTTAATGGTAGATATTACCAAGAGCATACGCGAAGTAGATAAAAACCACATCATCATTATTGAGGGAAATGGTTTTGGAAACAACTATAAAGGCATATTCCCTTTGTGGGATAATAATACGGTGATTAGCTTTCACAAGTATGGTAATTTTAATACGCAGCAAGCCATACAAAACTTTCTTAACATCAGTCAGCAATACAACGTTCCACTTTGGTTGGGCGAATCTGGCGAAAACTCCAATACATGGTTTACAGAAGCTATAAGCTTGGTCGAGTCGCACGATATTGGCTGGAGCTGGTGGCAGCTTAAAAAGATAGGCATTAACAACCCGCTTGAAATCAAGCTTACACCATCATATCAAACTCTCTTGGACTACTGGAGCGGAAAAGGCCCAAAACCTGCTAAAACCGATGCAGAAGCTGCTTTAAACGAATTCCTGAATAATATTAAACTGGAGAACAATATTTATCACAAAGACGTTACCGATGCCATGTTCAGGCAGGTGCATACAACGGCAACAGTCCCGTTTAAAAAGGTAACGGTAAGCAGTAAAGCACAGATCAATACTGTTGATTATGACCTGGGTCGCCAGCGTTATGCTTATTTTGATAAAGATACAGCAAGCTATCAGTATACGCCTGGAGTACATACGCAAGGTAACAGAGGCAGGACGTACCGTAATGACGGGGTAGACATTAAGGCCGACGAAAATGGCTATTACATATTTAGCATTGAGGATGGCGAGTGGACACAATATACTTTCAACGTTGAAAAATCCGGTAATTATAATATTGATCTGGATATAATGGCTGACAATGCCGATGGCCAGGCAAGCCTGATCTTAAATGGTGTAAGCATACAAGGAATTGCTATTCCGCAGGCCGATAAATCAAAAGGCTGGCATCCGGTTACGTTTAAAAATGTAAAGCTAAATAAGGGAAAAAATGTGCTGAGGGTAATGGCAGATAAAGGCGGGTTTGATCTGCGTTCTGTTACTTTCTCCAAAAATTAG
- a CDS encoding SusC/RagA family TonB-linked outer membrane protein, producing MRKKFTLFILLLLVGFSMAMAQVSTIKGKVTDSKGQPLPGVTIKANGTPNGTVTDLSGNFTLRIPPNASLTVSYIGYATQNVQVGGQTNLNITLTETQNNLNEVVVVGYGTQKKSVVTGAISSVGAKQLENQPINRIEQALQGRTSGVTILQNNGQPGTSSTVRVRGFTTFSTASNSSNDPLWVVDGQIVDNGGIGYINSDDIASIEVLKDAASAAIYGTRAANGVILVTTKKGKAGRITVSYNGFYGTQAPAKKLDLLNAQQYATIRNESAANAGKAPVVADVSNLGTGTDWQSLIFNNDARRQQHQASISGGSEKSTFFSSFGYITQDGIVSTPISKYNRANIRLNSTYNLSKYITVGENLGYSHSVSSGVGNENSEFGGSLSDAINLDPLTPAIETNPTNLAKAPYSNQNVVRNAQGQPYGVSSLVAQEIVNPLAYTQVRIGNYNWDHNFVGNVFATIEPIKGLKLNSSLGTKMAFYGTERYVPTFWLNSSTSNTRTNSHREMNYNLFYNFENTLSYGKTIGKHDASILLGQGSYMDGNSMGTTVDFYNVIANNFFQNTFNYKPITTDRQADASDGVRHKLSSLYARGTYAYDEKYLFTGIIRRDGSSRFGANNKYGTFPSAQVGWVPTRESFFPKNQYVNFLKIRGSYGVVGNDGLPNFAYISSIGSGRNYTYGTGDASTIGWSPGRPGNPDLKWEQTSQTNIGFDAHLLNDFTLTVDWYKKKTKGILQAPGLPNYLGYADNIFYNLGDMQNTGWEFELGYNHRFGDFNLGVNGNMSFNKNRVLYIQPGQTFTEAGEGTFQTLGNVTRSTVGGPMHAFYGYTMLGIFQTQAEIDSYTSALGKKIQPNAQPGDVKWADLNGDGSITSDDRSNIGSSLPTVTYGLTLNLSYKRFDFTAFGIGQGGNQIFQGLRRLDILNANYQTTILDRWTPSNPNASLPRVTDSDNNKNYGNFSKLYLQSGNFFRIKTMQLGYTFPKALSSKVGLDRLRVYVLTENLVTFTKYTGYDPEIGGGTFGIDHGAYPQARSFMAGVNIGF from the coding sequence ATGAGAAAAAAATTTACGCTATTTATTTTATTGCTTTTAGTTGGCTTTTCAATGGCAATGGCACAAGTGTCAACCATTAAAGGTAAAGTTACCGACAGTAAAGGCCAGCCTTTGCCAGGTGTAACTATAAAAGCAAACGGTACCCCAAACGGCACAGTGACCGACTTAAGCGGTAACTTTACCTTACGCATTCCGCCAAATGCATCTTTAACAGTTTCATACATTGGTTACGCCACTCAAAACGTGCAGGTAGGCGGCCAAACCAATCTTAACATCACCCTTACCGAAACCCAGAATAACCTTAATGAGGTTGTGGTAGTAGGTTATGGTACACAAAAGAAAAGCGTTGTAACCGGTGCTATTTCAAGCGTAGGTGCAAAGCAACTGGAAAACCAACCGATCAACCGTATTGAACAAGCGCTGCAGGGCCGTACTTCGGGTGTTACCATTTTACAAAACAATGGCCAGCCGGGTACATCTTCTACAGTGCGTGTACGTGGTTTTACAACGTTTTCAACTGCATCAAACTCAAGCAACGACCCGCTTTGGGTAGTTGACGGCCAGATTGTGGATAACGGCGGTATCGGCTATATTAACTCAGATGACATTGCATCAATCGAAGTATTAAAAGACGCAGCTTCGGCAGCTATTTACGGTACACGTGCTGCAAATGGTGTTATTCTGGTAACTACCAAAAAAGGTAAAGCAGGTCGCATCACGGTAAGCTATAACGGTTTTTATGGTACGCAGGCACCTGCTAAAAAGTTAGACCTGCTAAATGCGCAGCAATATGCAACCATCAGAAACGAGTCGGCAGCTAATGCAGGCAAGGCACCGGTTGTAGCGGATGTAAGTAATCTCGGCACAGGTACCGATTGGCAATCGCTGATTTTTAATAATGATGCCCGCCGCCAGCAGCACCAGGCAAGTATCTCTGGTGGTAGCGAAAAATCTACGTTTTTCTCTTCATTCGGTTATATCACACAAGATGGTATCGTTTCTACACCGATATCCAAGTACAACCGCGCCAATATCCGTCTAAACTCTACTTATAATTTATCAAAATACATCACCGTTGGCGAAAACTTAGGTTACAGCCATTCTGTAAGTAGCGGTGTAGGAAACGAGAACAGTGAGTTTGGTGGTTCATTATCTGATGCGATCAACCTTGACCCGCTTACACCGGCTATTGAAACCAACCCGACAAACCTTGCTAAAGCGCCTTACAGCAACCAGAATGTTGTGCGCAATGCACAAGGCCAGCCTTACGGCGTATCAAGCCTGGTAGCACAGGAAATTGTTAACCCATTGGCGTATACGCAGGTTAGGATTGGTAACTATAACTGGGACCATAACTTTGTGGGTAATGTATTTGCAACAATAGAGCCAATTAAAGGCCTTAAACTAAACTCGTCTTTAGGTACTAAAATGGCATTTTATGGTACTGAAAGATATGTGCCTACCTTCTGGTTAAATTCATCTACATCAAACACCCGTACCAACTCGCACCGCGAAATGAATTACAACCTGTTCTACAACTTTGAGAACACGTTGAGTTATGGAAAAACAATTGGTAAACATGATGCCAGCATTTTGTTAGGTCAGGGTAGTTATATGGACGGTAACTCAATGGGTACTACTGTTGATTTTTATAACGTAATCGCTAATAATTTCTTCCAGAATACATTTAACTATAAGCCAATTACTACCGACAGGCAGGCCGATGCGTCTGATGGTGTACGTCATAAACTAAGCTCGTTGTATGCACGTGGTACTTATGCTTATGACGAGAAATACCTGTTTACAGGTATTATCCGTCGCGATGGTTCATCACGTTTCGGTGCTAATAACAAATATGGTACTTTCCCATCAGCGCAAGTGGGTTGGGTACCAACACGCGAAAGCTTCTTTCCTAAAAACCAATACGTTAATTTCTTAAAAATACGCGGTAGCTATGGTGTGGTAGGTAATGACGGCTTGCCGAACTTTGCTTATATCTCATCAATTGGTAGCGGCAGAAACTACACTTATGGTACAGGTGATGCCAGCACCATCGGCTGGAGCCCCGGCAGGCCAGGTAATCCTGATCTGAAATGGGAACAGACATCGCAAACCAACATCGGTTTTGATGCACACCTGTTAAATGATTTCACATTAACTGTTGACTGGTATAAAAAGAAAACTAAGGGCATTCTGCAAGCGCCAGGCCTGCCAAATTACTTAGGTTATGCCGACAACATTTTCTATAACCTGGGTGATATGCAAAACACCGGCTGGGAGTTTGAGTTAGGCTATAATCACCGGTTCGGCGATTTCAACTTAGGGGTTAACGGTAACATGTCATTCAATAAGAACAGGGTACTTTACATACAACCCGGCCAAACATTTACCGAAGCCGGCGAAGGTACTTTCCAAACGCTGGGTAACGTAACCCGTTCAACCGTAGGAGGGCCAATGCATGCATTTTATGGTTACACCATGCTGGGTATCTTCCAGACACAGGCAGAAATTGATAGCTATACCAGTGCATTAGGCAAAAAAATACAGCCAAATGCACAGCCAGGTGATGTGAAATGGGCCGACTTAAATGGTGATGGTTCAATTACATCTGATGACAGGTCTAACATCGGTAGCTCGTTGCCAACTGTTACCTACGGTTTAACGCTAAACCTAAGCTACAAACGCTTCGATTTTACCGCCTTTGGTATTGGCCAGGGTGGCAACCAGATATTCCAGGGCTTGCGCCGTTTGGATATCTTAAACGCTAATTACCAGACTACCATTTTAGACCGCTGGACACCAAGCAACCCTAATGCAAGCCTGCCACGTGTTACAGATAGCGATAATAACAAAAACTACGGTAACTTCTCTAAACTGTATCTGCAAAGCGGAAACTTCTTCAGGATTAAAACCATGCAGTTAGGTTATACCTTCCCTAAAGCTTTATCAAGCAAGGTAGGGTTAGACCGTCTGCGAGTATATGTATTGACCGAGAACCTGGTAACCTTTACTAAATACACCGGTTACGACCCTGAAATCGGCGGCGGAACATTTGGAATTGACCACGGTGCATACCCTCAAGCCCGTTCATTTATGGCTGGTGTAAACATTGGATTTTAA
- a CDS encoding glycoside hydrolase family 30 protein, whose protein sequence is MKYLKKTFIAAALLTSSGVFAQQKGTVETWLTKADQSVLFKKQQQDLLFKKTGDQSQAIEVNDKESYQSIDGFGFCLTGGSAQLLMRMDAAKRAQLLKELFAWDANNIGISYLRVSIGASDLNDHVFSYDDLPAGQSDSTLAKFDLGPDKSEVIPVLKEILAINPKIKILGSPWSAPVWMKTNGDTRGGSLKQDCFDVYARYFIKYIKAMKSNGITIDAITVQNEPLHPGNNPSMFMPADEQALFVKSSLGPEFKKSGIKTKIIIYDHNCDKPEYPISILNDPEAKKYIDGSAFHFYAGTIDALSKVHDAHPDKNLYFTEQWMGSPANFKRDIAGHITNLTIGATRNWSRNVIEWNLAADPQNNPHTDRGGCDRCMGGITIDKDSVIRNPAYYVVAHAAKFVRPGSVRIASNTLSTLPNVAFKTPDGKRVLIVINTAETPQNFTIKYNGQKASTMLDAGAVATYVWK, encoded by the coding sequence ATGAAATACCTTAAAAAAACATTTATTGCGGCGGCTTTATTAACATCGTCCGGTGTATTTGCACAACAAAAGGGGACTGTTGAAACCTGGTTGACCAAGGCGGATCAATCAGTGTTATTCAAGAAACAACAGCAGGATCTTTTATTTAAAAAAACAGGAGATCAAAGTCAGGCCATTGAAGTAAATGATAAAGAAAGCTATCAGAGCATCGATGGTTTTGGTTTCTGCCTTACCGGTGGTAGCGCACAGTTACTGATGCGTATGGATGCTGCTAAGCGTGCACAATTATTAAAAGAACTTTTTGCATGGGACGCTAATAACATCGGCATTAGTTATTTACGTGTATCAATCGGCGCATCAGATTTGAACGATCATGTATTTTCTTACGATGATCTTCCGGCTGGTCAGTCAGATTCAACTTTAGCCAAATTTGATTTAGGCCCTGATAAATCTGAAGTGATACCGGTATTGAAAGAGATACTGGCCATCAATCCCAAAATTAAAATCTTAGGATCGCCCTGGTCGGCGCCTGTCTGGATGAAAACCAATGGTGATACCCGTGGTGGCAGCTTAAAACAGGATTGCTTTGATGTGTATGCGCGATATTTTATAAAGTACATTAAAGCGATGAAGAGTAATGGTATTACCATTGATGCCATTACCGTTCAAAACGAGCCGCTACATCCTGGTAATAACCCAAGTATGTTTATGCCGGCAGACGAACAAGCCTTGTTTGTAAAATCGAGCCTTGGCCCTGAGTTCAAAAAATCGGGTATTAAAACCAAAATCATTATTTATGATCATAATTGCGATAAGCCCGAATACCCGATTTCTATTTTAAATGATCCGGAGGCAAAGAAATATATCGATGGTTCTGCATTCCATTTTTATGCTGGTACTATTGATGCGCTATCAAAAGTACATGACGCACACCCTGATAAAAACCTGTATTTCACAGAGCAATGGATGGGTTCGCCTGCCAACTTCAAGCGGGATATTGCCGGTCATATTACCAATTTAACCATTGGCGCTACACGCAACTGGAGCCGCAACGTAATTGAATGGAACCTTGCTGCCGACCCGCAAAATAACCCGCACACAGACAGGGGCGGCTGCGACAGATGTATGGGTGGTATTACTATTGATAAAGACAGTGTGATCCGTAATCCGGCTTATTACGTGGTGGCTCATGCCGCTAAATTTGTCCGCCCGGGTTCAGTAAGAATTGCATCGAACACTTTAAGCACCTTACCAAATGTGGCATTCAAAACCCCGGATGGTAAAAGGGTGCTTATTGTAATCAATACGGCTGAAACACCGCAGAACTTTACCATCAAATATAACGGACAAAAAGCCAGTACAATGCTTGATGCAGGCGCTGTGGCCACTTACGTATGGAAATAA